The proteins below are encoded in one region of Bosea sp. BIWAKO-01:
- a CDS encoding SCO family protein, with amino-acid sequence MQAHKFIRYGAWLLVGVITFVSAAILLGWWQVDGPGRPSTELATGQGVPQVGGSFTLVDHKGKPVTDADFRGKPMAVFFGFTHCPEVCPTTLLDMTNWLSKLGPDADKLQILFITVDPERDTPEQMALYLQSFDPRIVGLSGSREQVEAAIGAYKAYAKRIPTESSYTMDHTASVYLMDAQGRFKTMIDYHEDEATSLAKIRRVLD; translated from the coding sequence ATGCAAGCCCATAAATTCATTCGCTATGGCGCCTGGCTCCTGGTCGGCGTCATCACCTTCGTCAGCGCCGCGATTCTGCTGGGCTGGTGGCAGGTCGACGGCCCTGGACGCCCATCGACGGAGTTGGCGACGGGCCAGGGTGTCCCTCAGGTCGGCGGCTCCTTCACGCTTGTCGACCACAAGGGAAAGCCCGTCACCGACGCCGATTTCCGCGGCAAGCCAATGGCAGTGTTCTTCGGCTTCACCCACTGCCCCGAGGTCTGCCCCACGACGCTGCTCGATATGACCAACTGGCTGTCCAAGCTCGGCCCCGACGCGGACAAGCTGCAGATCCTGTTCATCACGGTCGATCCCGAACGCGACACCCCGGAGCAGATGGCGCTCTATCTGCAGTCCTTCGATCCCCGGATCGTCGGTCTCTCCGGCAGTCGCGAGCAGGTCGAGGCCGCGATCGGCGCCTACAAGGCCTATGCCAAGCGCATCCCGACCGAGAGCAGCTACACGATGGACCACACCGCCTCGGTCTACCTGATGGACGCGCAAGGTCGCTTCAAGACCATGATCGACTATCACGAGGACGAAGCCACCTCGCTCGCCAAGATCAGGCGGGTGCTCGACTAG
- a CDS encoding murein L,D-transpeptidase family protein — MSARQPRPFLGLALALALGAVALSGCVSGEGDTRHLQPLPARLVAEMSGKGMTQADPILVRLFKQESELEVWKRDRSGQYALLKTYPMCRWSGQLGPKKREGDRQAPEGFYTVTADLMNPRSQFYLSFNLGYPNAVEQAQGYTGSALMVHGACTSAGCYAMTDEGVTEIYGLAREAFAGGQRSFQVQALPFRMTPQNMARHRSNPNIAFWRNLKEGSDHFEATRQPPVLAACGRRYVFNPGAGSGPFSPDAPCPAYEVEPTFAAVVAQRQSRDEQRFAELVGSGMPAMNYAYLDGGMHKSFRGLLQKLGPERMQTMVAGKVEISRPEAALADPYGGGDQAAEVETTASLAKQ, encoded by the coding sequence ATGTCCGCACGTCAACCTCGCCCCTTCCTCGGTCTCGCCCTCGCATTGGCGCTCGGTGCCGTTGCGCTGAGCGGCTGTGTCAGCGGAGAAGGCGACACGCGCCATCTGCAGCCTCTGCCGGCCCGTCTCGTGGCCGAGATGTCCGGCAAGGGCATGACGCAGGCCGATCCGATCCTGGTGCGCCTCTTCAAGCAAGAAAGCGAACTCGAAGTCTGGAAGCGGGATCGCAGCGGGCAATACGCTCTGCTCAAGACCTATCCAATGTGCCGCTGGTCAGGGCAACTCGGCCCCAAGAAGCGCGAGGGCGACCGGCAGGCTCCGGAGGGGTTCTACACCGTGACCGCGGACCTTATGAATCCGCGCTCGCAGTTCTACCTGTCCTTCAATCTCGGCTACCCCAACGCTGTCGAGCAAGCGCAAGGCTATACAGGCTCGGCCCTGATGGTGCACGGCGCCTGCACCTCGGCTGGCTGCTACGCCATGACGGATGAAGGCGTCACCGAAATCTACGGCCTGGCGCGCGAGGCCTTTGCAGGCGGACAGCGCAGCTTCCAGGTCCAGGCGCTGCCCTTCCGCATGACGCCGCAAAACATGGCCCGGCATCGCAGCAATCCGAACATCGCCTTTTGGCGTAATCTCAAGGAAGGCTCAGACCATTTCGAGGCGACACGGCAGCCGCCGGTGCTCGCCGCCTGCGGCCGCCGCTATGTCTTCAATCCCGGTGCGGGATCTGGGCCCTTCAGCCCCGATGCGCCCTGCCCGGCCTATGAGGTCGAACCGACCTTCGCCGCGGTCGTGGCGCAGCGCCAGTCCCGTGACGAGCAGCGCTTTGCCGAACTGGTCGGCAGCGGCATGCCCGCGATGAACTACGCCTATCTCGATGGCGGCATGCACAAGAGCTTTCGCGGCCTCCTGCAGAAGCTGGGGCCGGAGCGGATGCAGACCATGGTCGCAGGCAAGGTCGAGATCAGCCGGCCGGAAGCTGCATTGGCCGACCCGTATGGCGGCGGGGATCAAGCCGCCGAGGTCGAGACGACCGCCTCTCTTGCCAAACAATAA
- the lspA gene encoding signal peptidase II: MRRQLGRALLWAALAFALDQVTKWLILDFVMAPPRPIEITPFLNLRLGFNYGVSFGLFRDTLEAWPELLAAFKLIVAMGLLLWAARCDDGRERIGLGLIAGGALGNALDRWRQGAVTDFIDLHYQGWHWPTFNGADIAISAGVGLMLLAALPSAQPAPKPRT; encoded by the coding sequence ATGCGTCGTCAGCTCGGCCGAGCCTTGCTGTGGGCGGCCCTGGCCTTCGCTCTCGATCAGGTCACGAAATGGCTGATCCTCGATTTCGTCATGGCGCCGCCACGCCCGATCGAGATCACCCCCTTTCTGAATCTGCGCCTCGGCTTCAATTACGGCGTCAGTTTCGGGCTGTTCCGCGATACGCTCGAGGCCTGGCCGGAATTGCTGGCGGCATTCAAGCTCATCGTCGCGATGGGGCTTCTTCTCTGGGCCGCACGCTGCGACGATGGGCGGGAGCGGATCGGCCTTGGCCTGATCGCCGGAGGCGCACTCGGCAATGCTCTCGATCGCTGGCGGCAGGGCGCCGTCACGGATTTCATCGACCTGCATTACCAGGGCTGGCACTGGCCGACCTTCAACGGGGCCGACATCGCCATTTCGGCAGGCGTCGGACTGATGCTGCTCGCCGCCCTTCCGAGCGCCCAGCCTGCGCCGAAACCGCGCACGTAA
- a CDS encoding tripartite tricarboxylate transporter permease, which translates to MIDALLHAVPLVFAPMNILAMFIGLIAGLIVGCLPGLTVVTGLAVLIPLTFGLDPMFALGMMAGMYNGGSYGGAIPAILMRVPGTPASVATVLDGYKMTQKGQAAYALQVALLSGVIGSVLSSISLILLSPPLVSFSLMFGPIEYFWLGILGLATVSSLLGDDLPKGLIACGIGLLIGAVGQDISNGTERFTFGQLDLLDGFSAIVLLTGLFAVPPVLQIIEEAVKTGMSGDKLKLHRQGSALSQWRFFTPVWIRSSIIGIIIGILPGAGGSMSSFLAYNEAKRVARNPETFGHGNPEGVAASECGNGADNAASLIPALALGIPGSGVAAVILGGLLVHGLRPGPQLFREHPDIVYGFMLQFLVTSFLLAIVGGLAATRIFGQVLRLPRIVLAPVILLFVTVGVYSVNNSLFDLWVLLGVGLIGYVMERLDYPSAPIVLGLLLGPMVESQLRLALTISGGKTSALLSTPIAVTLALLSAAILLTPAWRMWRERGKTPAIEGAESR; encoded by the coding sequence ATGATCGACGCCCTCCTCCACGCCGTTCCCCTTGTCTTCGCACCGATGAACATTCTTGCGATGTTCATCGGGTTGATCGCCGGTCTGATCGTCGGCTGCCTGCCGGGGCTGACCGTGGTCACCGGCCTTGCCGTGCTGATCCCGCTCACCTTCGGGCTCGATCCGATGTTCGCACTCGGCATGATGGCCGGCATGTATAATGGCGGCTCCTATGGCGGGGCGATTCCGGCCATCCTGATGCGGGTGCCGGGCACGCCGGCTTCGGTCGCGACCGTGCTGGACGGCTACAAGATGACCCAGAAGGGTCAGGCAGCCTATGCGCTTCAGGTGGCGCTTCTGTCCGGCGTCATCGGCAGCGTCCTGTCCTCGATCTCGCTCATCCTGCTCTCGCCGCCGCTGGTCTCCTTCAGCCTGATGTTCGGGCCGATCGAATATTTCTGGCTCGGCATCCTTGGCCTTGCGACGGTCTCCTCGCTGCTCGGCGACGATTTGCCCAAGGGGCTGATCGCATGCGGCATCGGCCTGCTGATCGGCGCCGTCGGCCAGGATATCTCGAACGGAACCGAGCGTTTCACCTTCGGCCAACTCGACCTGCTCGACGGGTTCAGCGCCATCGTGCTGCTGACGGGGCTATTCGCCGTCCCGCCCGTGCTGCAGATCATCGAGGAGGCGGTGAAGACCGGCATGAGCGGCGACAAGCTCAAGCTGCACCGCCAGGGCTCGGCGCTCAGCCAGTGGCGCTTCTTCACGCCGGTCTGGATCCGCAGCTCGATCATCGGCATCATCATCGGCATCCTGCCGGGCGCGGGCGGCAGCATGTCGTCCTTCCTCGCCTATAACGAGGCCAAGCGTGTCGCCCGCAATCCGGAGACCTTTGGCCACGGCAATCCGGAAGGCGTCGCAGCCTCCGAATGCGGCAACGGTGCTGACAATGCCGCCTCGCTGATCCCGGCGCTGGCACTCGGCATTCCGGGCTCCGGCGTCGCCGCCGTCATCCTCGGCGGGCTGCTCGTGCACGGCCTCAGGCCGGGCCCGCAGCTCTTCCGCGAGCATCCGGACATCGTCTACGGCTTTATGCTGCAATTCCTTGTCACGTCGTTCCTGCTCGCCATCGTCGGCGGCCTGGCGGCAACGCGGATCTTCGGCCAGGTGCTGCGGCTGCCGCGCATCGTGCTCGCGCCGGTGATCCTGCTTTTCGTCACCGTCGGTGTCTATTCGGTCAACAATTCGCTGTTCGATCTCTGGGTGCTGCTGGGCGTCGGGCTGATCGGCTACGTGATGGAGCGGCTCGATTATCCCAGCGCCCCGATCGTGCTCGGACTGCTGCTCGGCCCGATGGTCGAAAGCCAGCTCCGGCTCGCCCTAACCATCTCCGGCGGCAAGACGTCGGCGCTGCTCTCGACCCCGATCGCGGTGACGCTTGCCCTGCTGAGCGCCGCCATCCTGCTGACTCCGGCCTGGCGGATGTGGCGCGAGCGCGGCAAGACGCCCGCCATCGAGGGAGCGGAAAGCCGTTAG
- a CDS encoding tripartite tricarboxylate transporter TctB family protein, with product MEVTSEASAPRGRSRSLAEIGFATILVATSVAVIATASTYPAESAAYPVAIGIGMAAIGCWIALREILRRQRGNPTPGSFAAHTPRLAVGVAALIAYFAAVSVIGFILPSLALCVLLPAAVGFQRWRLSAVVAVVCVTSILAIFVYALERPIPSDVLSPLLGRLR from the coding sequence ATGGAAGTGACGTCCGAGGCGTCCGCCCCGCGGGGTCGGTCGCGAAGCCTCGCGGAAATCGGCTTCGCCACCATTCTGGTGGCGACCTCCGTCGCGGTCATCGCGACGGCCTCGACCTACCCTGCCGAGAGCGCCGCCTACCCGGTCGCGATCGGCATCGGCATGGCCGCGATCGGCTGCTGGATCGCCCTGCGCGAAATCCTGCGGCGGCAGCGAGGCAACCCGACGCCAGGCAGTTTCGCGGCGCACACTCCGCGTCTTGCCGTCGGTGTCGCGGCGCTCATCGCCTATTTCGCGGCGGTCAGCGTCATCGGCTTCATCCTGCCGAGCCTCGCGCTCTGCGTGCTGCTGCCCGCCGCCGTCGGCTTCCAGCGCTGGCGCCTCTCGGCCGTCGTCGCGGTGGTCTGCGTGACCTCGATCCTGGCAATCTTCGTCTATGCGCTTGAACGCCCGATCCCGTCGGATGTCCTTTCCCCGCTTCTGGGACGGCTGAGATGA
- a CDS encoding tripartite tricarboxylate transporter substrate binding protein, which produces MKPLSIVAALGTALLFTAAGAPARADYPDKPIEMIVAFAPGGGTDVAARSIARYMEKYLGPGARIGVVNKPGAGGEIGWTSVAQGKADGYTIGFINAPAINALVVEGKSKFKMSDFQPVANLVYDPGVLVVPKNSPYSSLKDLVDAAKKASGAVVIGTSGASGSSEHIALLNFQRLADTKFTPAFFGGTAPVRQAVLGGHVPAATMNLSEALQIAREGTIKVIGVMSAERSSYLPDAPTFREGGYDVVVGASRGIAAPKGIPADVIAKLEKAIDQALKDPEYLDAARKAEIPLQYLASADFKTFLDRASTDLEATWKATPWK; this is translated from the coding sequence ATGAAGCCGTTGTCGATCGTTGCCGCCCTAGGAACCGCGCTCCTCTTCACCGCAGCGGGCGCCCCGGCCCGTGCCGACTATCCGGACAAGCCGATCGAGATGATCGTTGCCTTCGCACCGGGCGGCGGGACAGACGTCGCTGCCCGCTCGATTGCCCGTTACATGGAGAAATATCTCGGCCCGGGCGCCCGTATCGGCGTCGTCAACAAGCCCGGTGCCGGCGGTGAGATTGGCTGGACCTCAGTCGCTCAGGGCAAGGCGGACGGCTACACAATCGGCTTCATCAACGCGCCGGCGATCAACGCGCTGGTGGTCGAGGGCAAGTCGAAGTTCAAGATGAGCGACTTCCAGCCCGTCGCCAATCTCGTCTACGATCCCGGTGTCCTGGTCGTTCCGAAGAACAGCCCCTATTCCTCGCTGAAAGACCTCGTCGACGCAGCCAAGAAGGCCTCGGGCGCCGTCGTCATCGGCACCTCAGGCGCCAGCGGCTCCTCGGAGCATATCGCGCTCCTGAACTTCCAGCGCCTCGCCGATACCAAATTCACCCCCGCCTTCTTCGGCGGCACGGCGCCAGTACGTCAGGCCGTTCTCGGCGGCCACGTTCCCGCCGCGACGATGAATCTCAGCGAAGCGCTCCAGATCGCCCGCGAAGGCACCATCAAGGTCATCGGCGTGATGAGCGCCGAGCGCTCGTCCTATTTGCCTGATGCACCAACCTTCCGCGAAGGCGGCTATGACGTCGTCGTCGGCGCCTCGCGCGGCATCGCCGCCCCGAAGGGCATCCCGGCCGATGTCATCGCCAAGCTGGAAAAGGCGATCGACCAGGCGTTGAAGGACCCCGAATATCTCGACGCCGCCAGGAAGGCCGAAATTCCGCTGCAGTATCTGGCCTCGGCCGACTTCAAGACCTTCCTCGACCGCGCCTCGACCGATCTTGAGGCCACCTGGAAGGCAACCCCATGGAAGTGA
- a CDS encoding 2-hydroxychromene-2-carboxylate isomerase, with amino-acid sequence MPGHERPVVEAFYGISSPWAYFGAPRLYDIVERTGAHLRLRPIRIIEANGGIPLRTRPDPRQAYHAVELDRWRRHLGMELNLKPRFYPCRTIEPAAQAVIAIDRAGLDARGFSFAIQRALWAEDQDIADLDTLKAIARETLGEVAVPFVTNPKQPAIISAWNDNLAEAERLGIFGTPTYVVNNELFWGQDRLGFVERALLTTSPTPAPAP; translated from the coding sequence ATGCCGGGACATGAGCGCCCGGTGGTCGAGGCCTTCTACGGTATCTCCTCGCCCTGGGCCTATTTCGGCGCGCCCAGGCTTTACGACATCGTCGAACGCACAGGCGCGCATCTCCGGCTACGGCCGATCCGGATCATCGAAGCGAATGGCGGTATTCCGCTGAGGACCCGTCCCGATCCGCGTCAGGCCTATCATGCGGTTGAACTCGACCGCTGGCGCCGCCACCTCGGCATGGAACTCAACCTGAAGCCGCGCTTCTACCCATGCCGGACGATCGAACCGGCGGCACAGGCCGTGATCGCCATCGATCGTGCCGGCCTCGATGCGCGCGGCTTCTCCTTTGCCATCCAGCGCGCGCTCTGGGCGGAAGACCAGGATATTGCCGATCTCGATACGCTGAAGGCAATCGCCCGCGAAACGCTTGGCGAAGTCGCGGTACCGTTCGTCACCAATCCCAAGCAGCCGGCGATTATCTCGGCCTGGAACGACAATCTCGCTGAAGCCGAGCGTCTCGGCATCTTCGGCACTCCCACCTACGTCGTGAACAACGAACTGTTCTGGGGCCAGGACAGGCTCGGGTTCGTCGAACGCGCCTTGCTGACCACCTCTCCAACGCCTGCCCCAGCCCCTTGA
- a CDS encoding NAD(P)-binding domain-containing protein, whose protein sequence is MNAGLPAPMGLPALERRLRQDLDWLEWPAKDWVPRREFNGQRVRDVVVIRAGMCGLAASAALKGLGLSNMTVLDRAPAGQEGPWATYARMETLRSPKQLTGPALGLPALTFRAWYEAQFGRTAWDALGKIPRGMWMDYLVWYRRVLSLPIANGTSLDAVTPQADDILALDISDAEGSRTIFTRHLVLATGRDGLGGPWVPPIAHGIDRKFWAHSADDIDFAALKGLRVGVIGAGASAMDNAATALEHGVASLDLIVRRKDLPRINKFTGIGSQGVVHGFAGLPDDWKWRFLDYALKAQTPPPRDSTLRVSRHANSRFHLGSPLLDLAERDGHLVLTTPKGVHHLDFLIFATGFSVDPGQRPELAAIAPFIRFWNDRYTPPPGNDSAELLHVPDLGPAFEFQEKAPGTCLALSHIHCFNYPAMLSHGKLSGDIPAVSDGAERLARGIARALFVADRETHYRALMAYDTPELLGDEWQDADAELEASHAGT, encoded by the coding sequence ATGAATGCCGGATTGCCGGCCCCGATGGGCCTCCCCGCATTGGAGCGACGCCTCCGACAGGACCTTGATTGGCTGGAATGGCCGGCGAAGGACTGGGTGCCGCGGCGCGAGTTCAACGGTCAGCGTGTTCGCGACGTCGTCGTGATCCGAGCCGGCATGTGCGGTCTGGCAGCCTCGGCCGCGCTCAAGGGGCTCGGCCTCTCCAACATGACCGTACTCGACCGCGCCCCCGCCGGCCAGGAAGGCCCCTGGGCGACCTATGCGCGCATGGAAACCCTGCGTTCGCCCAAGCAGCTCACCGGCCCCGCGCTCGGCCTGCCCGCATTGACCTTCCGCGCCTGGTATGAGGCGCAGTTCGGCCGCACGGCCTGGGACGCCCTCGGCAAGATCCCGCGCGGCATGTGGATGGACTACCTTGTCTGGTACCGGCGCGTGCTGAGCCTCCCGATCGCGAACGGAACCTCGCTCGACGCGGTGACGCCGCAGGCCGACGACATCCTGGCCCTCGACATCTCGGATGCGGAGGGATCACGCACCATCTTCACGCGGCATCTGGTGCTTGCCACCGGCCGCGACGGGCTGGGCGGCCCCTGGGTGCCACCGATCGCGCATGGCATCGACCGCAAATTCTGGGCCCATAGCGCGGACGATATCGACTTTGCGGCATTGAAGGGCCTGCGGGTCGGCGTGATCGGCGCCGGCGCCTCGGCGATGGACAATGCGGCGACCGCACTGGAGCATGGCGTTGCCAGTCTCGATCTCATTGTGCGTCGCAAGGATCTGCCGCGGATCAACAAGTTCACCGGCATCGGCAGCCAGGGCGTGGTGCATGGCTTCGCGGGGCTGCCGGACGACTGGAAATGGCGCTTCCTCGACTACGCGCTGAAGGCGCAGACCCCGCCGCCGCGCGACAGCACCTTGCGGGTCTCGCGCCATGCCAATTCCCGGTTCCATCTCGGCAGCCCGCTGCTCGATCTCGCGGAACGGGATGGCCATCTCGTGTTGACCACGCCGAAGGGCGTGCATCATCTCGACTTCCTGATTTTCGCAACCGGCTTCTCGGTCGATCCCGGGCAGCGTCCGGAACTCGCAGCGATCGCGCCCTTCATCCGCTTCTGGAACGACCGCTATACGCCGCCGCCGGGGAACGACAGCGCCGAGTTGCTGCACGTCCCCGATCTCGGCCCCGCCTTCGAATTCCAGGAGAAAGCACCGGGCACCTGCCTGGCCCTCTCGCACATACACTGCTTCAACTATCCCGCGATGCTGAGCCACGGAAAGCTCTCGGGCGACATTCCGGCGGTCAGCGACGGCGCCGAGCGGTTGGCCCGCGGCATCGCCCGCGCACTCTTCGTCGCCGATCGCGAGACGCATTACCGGGCCTTGATGGCCTACGATACGCCCGAGCTGCTTGGCGACGAATGGCAGGATGCAGACGCCGAGCTGGAGGCCAGCCATGCCGGGACATGA
- a CDS encoding LysR family transcriptional regulator, protein MDLRQLEAFAAVISAGSITGAARLLGRSQPALTRLIQELEETLGFSVLHRSGPRVTPTERGLRFHQEVEPVITWLRQLRERAEAIAADKPRSLEIAAIASFAAGMLPAALARLGQDALPEQVHIRAALAEQVVQSVATHVAEIGVTSLPVDHPALEIHWIGEAPCVAAIRADDPLAASDTIPLASIEGRRLITMANPFRWRRRVDVALEQVGVRPASVLDANTSNTALMAARAGLGIAILEPVIAYGMPLEGVAIRKLDVPISFFWGVVTPYGRPLTPLVEGLVGALEALARETLPGFVKHPPTARDRLLADIFGPAPVAARTIGRTA, encoded by the coding sequence ATGGATCTGCGCCAGCTTGAAGCGTTCGCCGCCGTCATATCCGCCGGAAGCATCACCGGCGCTGCGCGGCTGCTCGGCCGCTCGCAGCCAGCCCTGACCCGACTGATCCAGGAGCTCGAGGAGACGCTGGGTTTCAGCGTGCTTCATCGCAGCGGCCCGCGCGTCACCCCCACCGAGCGCGGACTGCGCTTTCACCAGGAAGTCGAGCCCGTCATCACCTGGCTTCGGCAGTTGCGCGAACGTGCGGAGGCCATCGCCGCCGACAAGCCGCGCTCGCTCGAGATCGCAGCGATCGCCTCCTTCGCCGCCGGCATGTTGCCCGCAGCCCTGGCGCGGCTCGGCCAGGATGCCTTGCCGGAACAGGTCCATATCCGTGCGGCGCTGGCCGAGCAGGTCGTCCAGTCGGTCGCGACCCATGTCGCCGAGATCGGCGTGACCAGCCTGCCGGTCGATCACCCCGCCCTCGAAATCCACTGGATCGGCGAAGCACCTTGCGTGGCCGCTATCCGCGCCGATGACCCTCTAGCTGCGTCCGACACGATTCCGCTGGCCTCGATCGAGGGGCGGCGCCTGATCACGATGGCCAACCCATTCCGCTGGCGCAGGCGTGTCGACGTCGCCCTCGAGCAAGTTGGCGTCAGGCCGGCCTCGGTCCTCGATGCCAATACCTCCAACACGGCTCTGATGGCCGCGCGCGCCGGCCTCGGCATCGCGATCCTCGAGCCGGTGATCGCCTATGGCATGCCGCTCGAGGGCGTCGCGATCCGTAAGCTCGACGTGCCCATCTCCTTCTTCTGGGGCGTGGTCACGCCTTATGGCCGTCCGTTGACGCCCCTCGTCGAAGGGCTCGTCGGCGCGCTGGAGGCCCTTGCCCGCGAGACGCTGCCCGGCTTCGTCAAACACCCTCCCACGGCACGTGATCGCCTGCTGGCCGATATCTTCGGCCCGGCCCCCGTCGCCGCCAGAACGATCGGAAGAACGGCATGA
- a CDS encoding FadR/GntR family transcriptional regulator: MSHRPKLSDVLYADMLERLRRGDAFSDGKLPSENELSHEFGVSRPTVREALRRLRDDGLIHSRQGAGSFVAAVQPQQPPPPPRPPASRTEGIRTISDVRRVYQFRIALEGEVAYAAALHRSEADITAIQKELDAIHLAIKTGRIGVQQDSDFHAAIARATQNPYFEAALATVRPQVDFVIDLARSFSVLQSAEHLAMVQREHAAVFEAIRDGDGVRAREAMQAHIRNAQERVFDGIHF; encoded by the coding sequence GTGTCTCACCGCCCGAAGCTGAGCGACGTACTCTATGCGGACATGCTGGAGCGCCTTCGGCGCGGCGACGCCTTCTCCGATGGCAAGCTGCCCTCGGAGAACGAACTGAGCCATGAGTTTGGCGTCTCGCGCCCGACCGTGCGCGAGGCATTACGGCGCCTGCGCGATGACGGCCTGATCCATTCCCGGCAAGGCGCCGGCAGCTTCGTCGCAGCAGTGCAGCCGCAGCAGCCCCCACCGCCGCCCCGCCCCCCCGCGAGCAGGACGGAAGGCATTCGCACGATCTCTGATGTCAGGCGCGTCTATCAGTTCCGGATCGCGCTCGAAGGCGAAGTTGCCTATGCGGCCGCGCTGCATCGCAGCGAGGCCGATATCACCGCGATCCAGAAGGAACTCGACGCGATCCACCTCGCGATCAAGACGGGCAGGATCGGCGTCCAGCAGGACAGCGATTTCCACGCAGCGATCGCACGGGCAACCCAGAACCCCTATTTCGAGGCAGCCCTCGCCACGGTGAGGCCTCAGGTCGATTTCGTCATCGACCTCGCGCGCAGCTTCTCCGTCCTGCAATCGGCTGAGCACCTCGCCATGGTTCAGCGCGAGCATGCGGCCGTCTTCGAGGCCATCCGCGACGGCGATGGCGTCAGGGCGCGCGAGGCGATGCAGGCCCATATCCGCAATGCCCAGGAACGGGTCTTCGACGGCATCCATTTCTGA
- a CDS encoding ABC transporter substrate-binding protein, translated as MTTTRRAILQAGLALPFMSMPGRAQRASGVLRYGLSAFPPNLQPWVSTGASAGTVKMLTHRSLVSYDSKGELRGELAESWSRDSDGAWVFKLRQGCVFHNGEPVTAEDVKWSIEQIAGEKSTAYMRTQFQGIERVEIPDPKTIRLVTTLPQATLPSWFGNYNTFVIWRKSAPNEPIGAGPFRLVAQERGTSLDLVAFDKFYKPGFPKVKGIKFVVYADENLRFAALQSGDVDMIEYVPWQSMSAVEADPKLKLDSVEGPFMDILFNGTKPPFNDARVRRAIAHAVKRDDIVKAAFFGRGKPLEGLPIVEGTPWYDKELAHGWNYDPARAKALLAEAGFANGFQSTLLATSQFGMHKDTAEVVQQHLAAVGIQCELQLPDWSTRVSRGTRGQYDMAIHGVSSDNNDPDGLTVVLDTSLSPTHGRSFKVDAPRTIAALAKGRSEFDQAKRVEIYKEMQRAALEEVPLVGLAWRSQGYGMDKSVMGFTNLPGALTTSSGATLEETYFG; from the coding sequence ATGACCACGACGCGTCGTGCCATCCTCCAGGCCGGGCTTGCCCTGCCGTTCATGTCAATGCCGGGGCGCGCGCAGCGTGCGAGCGGCGTCCTGCGCTACGGGCTTTCCGCCTTTCCGCCCAATCTTCAGCCCTGGGTCAGCACCGGAGCCTCGGCCGGCACGGTGAAGATGCTCACGCATCGCAGCCTCGTTTCCTATGACAGCAAGGGCGAGTTGCGAGGCGAGCTGGCCGAGTCCTGGTCGCGCGACAGCGACGGCGCCTGGGTCTTCAAGCTGCGGCAGGGCTGCGTGTTCCATAATGGCGAACCGGTCACGGCCGAGGACGTGAAGTGGTCGATCGAGCAGATCGCCGGCGAGAAGTCGACCGCCTATATGCGCACCCAGTTCCAGGGGATCGAGCGTGTCGAAATCCCCGACCCGAAGACCATCCGGCTCGTCACCACGCTGCCGCAGGCGACGTTGCCGAGCTGGTTCGGCAACTACAACACTTTCGTGATCTGGCGGAAATCGGCGCCTAACGAGCCGATCGGAGCCGGCCCGTTCAGGCTGGTCGCGCAGGAGCGCGGGACCTCGCTCGACCTCGTCGCTTTCGACAAGTTCTACAAGCCGGGTTTTCCGAAGGTGAAGGGCATCAAGTTCGTCGTCTATGCCGACGAGAACCTGCGCTTCGCCGCGCTGCAGTCCGGCGATGTCGACATGATCGAATATGTCCCGTGGCAGTCGATGTCCGCGGTCGAGGCCGACCCCAAGCTGAAGCTCGATTCGGTCGAGGGGCCATTCATGGACATCCTCTTCAACGGCACCAAGCCGCCCTTCAACGATGCGCGGGTGCGCCGGGCCATCGCCCATGCCGTCAAGCGCGACGATATCGTCAAGGCCGCCTTCTTCGGACGTGGCAAGCCGCTCGAGGGCCTGCCGATCGTCGAAGGCACGCCCTGGTATGACAAGGAACTGGCGCATGGCTGGAATTACGATCCGGCTCGGGCCAAGGCGCTGCTCGCCGAGGCCGGATTCGCCAACGGCTTCCAGTCGACGCTGCTCGCGACCTCGCAGTTCGGCATGCACAAGGATACGGCCGAGGTGGTGCAGCAGCATCTCGCCGCCGTCGGCATCCAGTGCGAGCTGCAGCTTCCGGATTGGTCGACCCGGGTGAGCCGCGGCACGCGCGGCCAGTACGACATGGCGATCCACGGCGTCTCGTCGGACAACAACGACCCCGATGGCCTGACCGTGGTACTCGACACTTCGTTGTCTCCGACCCATGGCCGCTCCTTCAAGGTCGATGCTCCGCGCACGATTGCGGCACTCGCCAAGGGGCGTTCCGAGTTCGATCAGGCCAAACGGGTCGAGATCTACAAGGAGATGCAGCGCGCGGCGCTCGAGGAGGTGCCCCTGGTCGGCCTCGCCTGGCGCTCGCAAGGCTACGGCATGGACAAGAGCGTGATGGGCTTCACCAACCTGCCCGGCGCGCTCACCACCTCATCGGGCGCGACGCTTGAAGAGACCTATTTCGGATGA